A genomic segment from bacterium encodes:
- a CDS encoding aminotransferase class I/II-fold pyridoxal phosphate-dependent enzyme, whose translation MDLFEKCRKFTRAQEAIAEGWYPYFQAISSGADIEVTIKGHRLIMAGSNNYLGLTQDPRVKEAVFKAVEEFGSGCTGSRFLNGTLELHEELERRLAKFMNREAALCFSTGFQTNLGVISTVVGKGDVIFADRADHASIVDGCRLSFGHVTRYRHNDMEDLERLLRKHENAPGKLIVVDGVFSMEGDIVDLPNLVRLAEQHNARILVDDAHSIGVLGKHGRGTGEHFGLEHKIDIVLGTFSKSFASIGGFVAGDAYVIDYIKHHARSLIFSASMPPAATAAVLASLTILEQEPERIERLWRNVRKVKAAFDELGFKTGRSQTPIIPIHVGEDRKTFDFWQLLFQNGIFTNPVISPAVPAGQGLIRTSFMATHTDEHLDHIIATCARVGRQFGLIS comes from the coding sequence TTGGATTTGTTTGAGAAGTGTCGCAAGTTCACCCGGGCACAAGAAGCGATTGCGGAGGGCTGGTACCCCTATTTTCAAGCCATTTCCTCGGGCGCCGACATCGAAGTCACCATCAAGGGCCACCGCTTGATCATGGCGGGCTCCAACAACTACCTCGGGCTCACCCAGGATCCCCGCGTCAAAGAAGCCGTCTTCAAAGCCGTGGAAGAATTCGGCTCCGGCTGCACCGGTTCCCGCTTTCTCAACGGCACGCTGGAATTGCATGAGGAACTCGAGCGCCGTCTGGCGAAATTCATGAATCGGGAAGCGGCGTTGTGCTTTTCCACCGGTTTTCAAACCAATCTGGGCGTGATCAGCACCGTGGTCGGCAAGGGCGATGTGATCTTTGCCGATCGCGCCGACCATGCCAGCATCGTGGACGGCTGCCGCTTGTCCTTCGGGCACGTCACCCGTTATCGCCACAACGACATGGAGGACTTGGAGCGGCTGTTGCGCAAGCATGAAAACGCCCCCGGCAAGCTCATTGTGGTCGATGGCGTGTTCAGCATGGAGGGCGACATCGTCGACCTCCCCAACCTGGTGCGTCTGGCCGAGCAGCACAACGCCCGCATTTTGGTGGATGATGCGCATTCGATCGGGGTGCTGGGCAAGCACGGCCGCGGCACCGGCGAGCATTTCGGCCTGGAACACAAGATCGACATCGTGCTCGGCACCTTCAGCAAGTCGTTCGCCTCGATCGGAGGCTTTGTCGCCGGTGATGCGTATGTGATCGACTACATCAAGCATCACGCCCGTTCGCTCATTTTCTCCGCCAGTATGCCGCCGGCGGCCACGGCCGCGGTGCTCGCCTCCCTGACGATTTTGGAACAGGAGCCGGAGCGCATCGAGCGGCTGTGGCGCAACGTCCGCAAGGTGAAAGCCGCCTTTGACGAGCTGGGATTCAAGACCGGCCGCTCGCAAACCCCGATCATTCCCATTCACGTCGGCGAAGATCGCAAGACCTTCGACTTCTGGCAGTTGCTTTTCCAAAACGGCATCTTCACCAACCCCGTCATCTCTCCCGCCGTGCCCGCGGGCCAGGGCTTGATCCGCACCAGCTTCATGGCGACGCACACCGATGAGCATCTCGATCATATCATCGCGACCTGCGCGCGCGTCGGACGTCAGTTCGGGTTGATTTCCTGA